The nucleotide window CTCAGCCTGGCGTCGCGCTTGCCGTCCACCACAGAGGGCACGCAGCTGGTGAGCTCGGTCCAGTCGGCGTGCAGCCCGCAGCTCCAGCCGGTGGAGAACCTGGAGAAGAGCCAGGTCTCCCGCTTCCCCGGCCGGTGGCAAGTGCATTTCTTCTGACCCACGCGGCACTCGCACGGCTGCTCCAGCTGGATGTTGCGCACCAGGTGGCGACCGAAAGTGGTGCCCCCGGTCTTCTGAATGTGCAGGAACACTATGAGGTCATCGCCCTTGATGTCGAAGTCTACCTTGCGCAGGAGGTCGCCACGGGTGAAATTGTAGCGGGGCACGAACCTGACGGAGCTCTCATCCTCCGAGCGGTACGGGTCCGGCACCGGGGAGCTGAACGCCTGCAGGCGGAGGAGCTGGCATTCTGTGCCGGGGCACACGTACTGGAGGACGATCACGGCAAATAGGAAGAGCATCACCAAAGCCAGCAGCAGCTTGTTGGATTTCTCATCCATGTTCCCGACGCTGGGGGAAACCCGAGCTCGTTACGTCAATCCCGCAGCTCAGCCCGTGCTCACCGTGCCCCcgcaccgccccctccccctggAGCCGCCGTTGcgcccctttccccctcccctcggCACCGAGTACCCCACCGCGGCGGCAACGGCGGCGCCTTCCCCGCTTCCTTTCTTCCCGGCAGGCTCAGCGCTGTGGCTTCTGccgcacacccccccccccccccaccccgactccTTCCCGCTGgccgcctgcccctccccccgccgggGCTCGCCGGAGCTCCCCATGGCCCCTTCGCGGGGTTTCGTACCCGCGGGACCCCTCCTGGCCCCGTCGCCCCACTCCTCTACTCGCGCCCCCGGTCCGGGCCCCCGTTCGTCTCGCTCCACTCTCGGTGGTTCCCGTCCCCATCCCGCTTCGACCACCGGACTCTCCCCGGCTCTTCTGCCCCGTTCCCTTTTGGTGCGCACGCCACTGCCTGCTCGACTCGCGGGCTTTCTCCCCACGCCCCCCGAAGCCCTGCGCTTGCCCGCGCCCGGTTGCCCACCCGGGGGGCCGTCTCGAGGGAGCTCCGAGCCGGGCGTTCAGAGTTCCCCAGGGGAAAGGAGCCCGCCGGCAGCCCCACTTGCAAGCCGAGACGCTGTGCTGCCGGCGCCCGCGGAACGGCGGCGAGAAAGCCGCAGCGTGGCCAAATGCGCGCCGCGCCCCTCCGGAGCCCCCGAGCCCAGCCTCCACTGGCTAGCTGGAACTTTGCGCCCGTCCCTCCCCTCGAGGCTACCTTCCTTTCCCgcactgcccctgcccaccctagCCAGGGAGCGCGATCCCCGCTTTCGCCTAGAACGTACCTGGCCAGGGGACCGAAAATCCTGGAGAAGATCGCACCGAGCACGTGCTTCAGCGAGTGGCCCAGGGCGGCCAGGCCCCGAGTGAGCAGGGCCCGGCAGAGGGAGCCCAGGTCCCAGCGTCGCCTAAGGTCGTGCATCCGCCTGCGGCGGCCTCGGGACAGCAGCGCGAAGAGCGGGGCGCGCTCGGCTCCTGTCAGGGAGGAGGACGCCTTTAGGGGCTCGTCCCGAAGCGGCCGGGAGTTGAATCCGTGAGACACACCCCTAGGAGAACCCGCGCGGACTGAGGCGGCGACCGACCCGGGCCGGCTCTCTGCCAGCTCGGCCTCTACTCTGGAATGCCGGCGGGGACAGGTGGTGCGGGCGGGCGCTCTTCGCTCCGGTTGCAGCGGCTGCCCGAGCGCCCGGGCTGCACACGCAGGCAGTGCCATTCCCCCCTTCAGGCAACTCAGGGTACTAAGGATCAGGAGCGAGCTTGAATTTATATAATAATGCCTCACGCCCAAGAGCTCCAGCCACTTCACAAGCGGAGGACTTGGGTTTTCTTCTGTCTTAGAAAACGGAGGTCACTCCAGTGAGCGCATCGCTCCACTTTGGCTCGTTATTTCAACCTCCCCTAAAATAGCAGAGGCGCAAATTGGACCTTTTCCGTCTCTCTTTGCCAATTTCCATTCTCCAACGGAAGCGGGGGCATTTTCTGAAAAGGTAAgtcagcatgaaaaaaaaaaaaaaaaaaagcatgaccAAAAAGCATTACAGAATGGGAATCTGAGCGTTTTCAGAGCAGAGACTGGCTGCTACTCCTCTCTTCTTACTGAACCCCCACACCAAGCCCTGTGCCTGCAGGAAGGCTTCTCTCGTGTAAGGTTTATGGAATGGACGGATACATGACTAAACACTGCATCCGAGTGAGACCATCTAATCCAAGGTGATGtgacacatgaggaaactgaggcccagagaggggtaGGGttgtgcccaaagtcacacagcagagcTCAAGGGTTTGAAGCCAGGGAGCCAAGCACCGTCCACCGATTCGCTGATACTAACACCGCTTCCTCTAATAAATTCTAATCAATAGGCACAGACCTTCCTCACATCCATGTTCAAAGGGCTCTTTTCTGCTGCAGGACCAGGGATCCAGGCATTAACAAGGAAAGAATGGATGTCCTTACAGGAAAAGGACACTGGGAACTCAGGATCCAGACTGTCCCCATCTGATCACTGGTGTTTCGGTGACTCAAGTGTGCGCTCCCTCCAGTCCCACTGCTGTGGAAGGAGCATGGGGTGGCAGCAGTGTCTCAGAGCAGTGCTGTTGGCTCTAAAGCCACTGAGGGGTAGGGGCCATGAACTGAGTCCTGAGGTGGGGGCACATCCCTCCCAAGACGGGCTCTCCCAGTATCTCCCTCGCTGAGCTCTGCTCCATCTCTTTCCTGTTCTCTCTATGCCAAGAAGCAGCAAGCCAAACACTGGTCTGGGAGTCCTGGGAAATCTGTCACTTCCTCGCTGAGCAGCCCTGGGATAATCACTTGCccctcctcagcctcagttttctcatctgtaagatagaACCAATAATGTCCTCCATTTTGACCAGCTGAGTCACCGTGAGAATGAAATGTAGAAACCTTTAGGCAACTCCAAATGTGAGACAGTGTACTGCTGCTCAGAGCTCAGATGTGCCAACTGAGTCACAGGCCAAATAAGGAAGGAGCCTTCTTAGGCAATTTCACAGGGGCTGTGCCTCTGCTCTTACCTCCCCTCAGaatccccagccctggctggacATCCATGTCCCCCAACCCTACTGGGGACAGTGAGGACCCCTTCATCCAGCTGCTGCAGGCATAAGGGATAGTGGACTTTTGGGGGAATCCTGCATTTCTGGCAATCCAGGCATCTCCTGTCCTGAGGCTCCAGGGAACACTCTGACAAACCAATGAACGTGTAGTAAGGAGCCAAATGCAGCAATTTACAAGCTCTGGGCTTTCCCACGAGCTCGCCCGCTGCCCCCAGGCTGGTGGGACTGGGCCCACTGCCCCTTGAGGGCAGGTAAGGGTGTGAGCCCGGGGAGTGGGAAGCTATGGGGGTGGTCCCGGATCTCAGCTTGCCAGCTGCCCCTGCCTTATCCTTGGTCACCTACAGCAGTCAACCTCTTTAGCCTGCCCAGTAGGTGGCTCTCCTCATGATGCCACATAAGGATCCCCTGCGATTACCATCATTATACAGTAATGGCCTAGGAAAATACTTCTGAAACAGGTGGGTCACCCGTTCGAGCCCTCAGCAGCTAACTCTGGAGTTTCTACTCTGAAGGGGATTAGAGGGACTGGAGCACAGGAAAGTGCCTTGGGTGGAGGGTAGGGGGAGCTGGTAAGCAGTACAGGGAAAAGTCAGAATTGACTCATTCGAGATGTGAAAGGGAACATGTGCGCAGgcccatgtgcacacacacatgcacacacccacagTGCGACTTTCAGAGACACGACCGGTCAGGTTGGTAGTTACAGAGCaaagggggcagggtggggctgcaCGGTCCACTTCCTGAGATCTAATACTCACTAACAAGCTAGTGTCAATATGTACAACGGCTCCTTGGGGGATATTTGCATTTACAAGCCCTTCCTCCACCCCTCATTCTGTGAgtaacaaaaaaatgaatctctCGTGGTAGAATTCATGTATCGGGGCTCCCAGAAGTGGAAGAAAACTGtctcggggggcgggggaggggggcaagggatTCCCACAAGTCTCAGCAGATCCCTCCAGGGGTTGAAGAGGCTCCCTGCTGCGAAGCAGGGAATTCTTCCTCTGTTTGCCACGTTCTCCTGAGGCCAGGTCTGCGGTCTTAGCTGGGTATTCAGGAGGCCTCTTGCAATTCTGAGCTGGGCTCCCAACCTAGGAGCCATCTCCTCTCAGGAACTGAATAACAAAGGCCCTGATGCTCCGGAATTTGGCTTTTGGGGGGAGAAATTAGGGGTGGTGGCAAAAGAGGAAAACAACTGGCTGAATTATCAGGTCTCTGGTTTTCCATCTCTCTATTTCTTAGACCAACCTGAGTTGCTGTGTATGCATATTAATATTTGAGATTCAGTACTTGGGAGGTGAGGAGAACTCTGCAGTCTGAGCATGGCTTCTGGTTGTCTCCACAGTATGGtatgattttcattattttcccagAAACCGTCTTTCCAGGGTTTCCAACAAAAGGTTGATGATTCTGGAAGCAAAAAGGTCAGCCTGGTTTGCATACTAAGCAGTGCTCTTGCAAACATGCATTTGGTTGCTGTAGTCTTGAGACGACAGTGGGAAAGTAGTTGCAACGGCACCAGCCTCGGGGTCCAGAGACCTGGGCCCATGTCCTGACTCTGACACTAGCGAGACCCTATATGACTGTGAGGAAGCCACATGCTTGCTCTTGGGCTCAACTTCCCTATTTGTAAGACAGCAAGGTTTATGCTGTGATTCAAAGGGCGACTTTGCTGATGTGACATTCCAGATCACACGCTTACACACGCTTACTGGTCTTCCTCAAGGACCAGAGTGCTGCCAAACACTCAGAGCCTCACTCCAGGGCGAAAGCCTCGGGTCTGGTCTCCAGCGCGTTCTGTGTGTGGCATTCGTATCATCGGATCCCAACAGGCCAGCGGCAGCTGGAATTGTTCTGGGCCTATATTACAAGGGTGACAGCAGAGTCTCCTGTTCCAATTAGAACAGAAATAATGGAAACTTAATGACTAAGAAAGCGTGGCATTCTTTAGATAGAGCGTATAACGCTAATATGCTTTCCCCACATCCTGAGCATTCTCTTCAACCCTGTCTTTCCAGCTGTctctaattttttgaaaacattcaTACTCTCAATAATAGGCAATTTTGTTACAAAGATTGAAGGCATGCAAACTATTGAGTCgattcatttctgcttttatgtGTCTCTTCAAACCAAATGAACAGCGGTACTTAATGAAAACACTGTCCTGCAATTCAAGCTTTAATATTATAAACAGGTTGGGTATGTTAGATACATCACTCTCAATAGTCATCtggttttttccccccacaaaacACTGAGTTTTATTGTCTAGCCTTACAAAACATGAGGctcaaggaattaaaaaaggCAGATAACTCAAGGGTGCTGTGGATGCTAAACAAATATGTGCTCTGAAGACAATATAAGCACTGTAATGGGGTTCCTAGTGGAACCATCCCTCTGAACCTGCAGCCAAATGACCACCCCTCTCCAGATGAGGGATTCCCACCATTTCACTAACAGTGAGATTCCCCTTCTCACTGACAGTGAATGGAAGAGTCAGTTCATGCAGGGCTTTTAAAGCTATGATCATCCAAGTCCTGCCAACCATAGGCAGTAGGCCAGATTCTGCTCCTGGGACAGTCACCTCACTTCTCTCAGTTTCCACTCTTAGAAAATAGCCTGTCCAGGTACCTCCAGAAAGCTGGTTTAGGGGTAAAGAGGAATCCAATTTCAAATgagcttttttaaagaaaagagagcaTAGGTTTGGAGAGCACATTGCCCTGGGGTTTAAGCAGGGTTCTGTGAGCTCCCTCAaagccttcattttctcatccatGAAAATGGGGCTAATGATGGCGGCCTCTCTGGGTTGTCCTTCCAGTTAACTACAGTAATCTACTGAGAGCACTTACTCTAGTTCTCGCAAAAGCAGACCTTCAATAAatgctcatttctcttcccttttcactCTGAAAATCTttgatttgagatctttgttatatttttcacGGTAGTAACATACACATATTTAATGACAGGTGGCTGGCCATGGGCTTAATTATGGTCTAGGCTGGCTTTGCCCTGATCTTGTTTCTTTACCTGCAGTCTTTCCTCACGCTCCCTCCACACCTCTCCGGTGCTCTCCTGGCTGGTGTCCTATGGAGGAGAAAAGCCTCTGAGATCCACTCAGTCACATTGAGGAGTGGGCCATATACATGGGACCCCTTCCAAGGGATATCaacaagaaaggaggaagagagcacTGCTTAACCCCAATGAATGGTGCCTCCTATGGGATACTATGAAACACAGAAAACAGGGCAGTAGAGGAGATGCTTGGGAGCTGAGGTAGAGAGTAGAAGAGAGTTATAGGTAAGTGAAGAGGAGAGAGCGCTTACATGGCCAGTCCCACTCTAAACTCTTGACACTAATTTGCAGCTCCATTGACTTCAAAAGTGAATGTTTGATCTGGCCGGAGGGGTTTCAGTTTGAGCAGCTGGTCAAACCACAGCAGTTGGGATTATAAAACAAGGTCAGTTTCCTTCGCATTCATCCTGCATGAGCCAGAGCTGGGCAAGCCCGTCTGTCAGCTGAGCCCTGGGCTGGCAGCACCAGTTCACAGTGGCAGAGTAGAAGGAGCACAAAGCTGGATGCCAAGAAAACATCATTGGAGTCCCAGTTCTGCCTCTAGCTCACCGTGTGACCCTGGGTGAGTCGCTGGATGTGGCTGGGATTTAGTTGCTGACCTTGGTAAAATGAGGGGCTTTGTTAGATGGCCCTGAAAGCCCCTCGTAGCAGGAGCTTTCTGTGATCTAAGCTATGCTAGCTAATGGGAAGAACTGGGGAGAGACACAACTCTCGGGTTGTTGTGTCAGCAAAAAAGCACGACCAGAAATGACCCTCCAACTAGTAGCCGGAGTTACAAgcaaaaaagaatgcaaatgatGAGCAAACTTTCTCATATCACAAGGATAAGacagaaacttgaaaataaaCCTTCTGAGCCTCTATTGACTTGGATGGTAAAGTTAAAGCTGAAGGATTGGGAAAAACATCATGTCCAGAACTGACCTCCAACTGACACAAAAGCCCAAGGTAGGttttaataatggtaataataaaaacaagaatggCCTTGCCTGGCCCACAGTCTCCCATTTATTTTCACACCCTGGGATCTCAGCAAGAGAGGAACACACCCATTGCCTATCTGGTCTCCGCGGGGGGAGTTCTAGTTTTGAATAATAAAAGAGCTGAAAATTTTATCTCCAGGTCAGTTTGAAGGATTTGGAGGAAGCACGGC belongs to Eulemur rufifrons isolate Redbay chromosome 30, OSU_ERuf_1, whole genome shotgun sequence and includes:
- the LOC138378877 gene encoding heparan-sulfate 6-O-sulfotransferase 2-like → MALPACAARALGQPLQPERRAPARTTCPRRHSRVEAELAESRPGSVAASVRAGSPRGVSHGFNSRPLRDEPLKASSSLTGAERAPLFALLSRGRRRRMHDLRRRWDLGSLCRALLTRGLAALGHSLKHVLGAIFSRIFGPLASVGNMDEKSNKLLLALVMLFLFAVIVLQYVCPGTECQLLRLQAFSSPVPDPYRSEDESSVRFVPRYNFTRGDLLRKVDFDIKGDDLIVFLHIQKTGGTTFGRHLVRNIQLEQPCECRVGQKKCTCHRPGKRETWLFSRFSTGWSCGLHADWTELTSCVPSVVDGKRDARLRPSSWAGAGFPGAHVRRAVAASGIPCALARDGHSVCPQGGLRGGGECVSGKRPVRPNERPSGRSRDRAPRSDFALESPQEPRSARSVPGPLLASPPHSRLIRLLSGQLKFASEQVPGSSEEIRIQLPFTVWLKTLDLIEAWPLGRNPDPDAAGSGHAEGFPELSPSRSAGDYMMVSFRSRPRDFVSFVSEQLEQAPGSPSTSPLAGRARRRHRRTVEVRSGFLLAERR